Part of the Vigna radiata var. radiata cultivar VC1973A unplaced genomic scaffold, Vradiata_ver6 scaffold_43, whole genome shotgun sequence genome is shown below.
CTGCCACTTGTTTTACACTTCACAATAAATCTATGTTattctatcattttattttctaaaacacgTGAATCACATAAAATATGACGTGATGTCAAAAATTTCTCactgtcaaagtatcattacccttGGGGAAGAAAAGAATTATAACATATTATCGAGTCAGCTTAATGAATAGTGAATGTCCCAATCATTTTCCCTTTTCTCCTATCAGCCGCTTGCCCAACAATAAATATCCTACTCATTATCTTCTCTTTAGTGTAAAGAAAGGATATATATAAATGGTGACTCATAAATGAGATCAATCATTGTTGTTcggataaaataaattaatcattgCTTAACAAAACTAATAGTAGAACTTTTTTGTCCATTAAAATTACACAAAACTTAACTAAGTTtcaaggaaaaaataaaattgaatgaaatatataataacattaattagtctttggttttgtttttagaaattactcaaattatttatattaattttcacagattttttaacttgttttagtttttatacaaatatatatatatatatatatatatatatatataataaacaatttcaagcaaaaagataaaagaaatggaactaatttctttacaagtcaaaattagtttatatataaattaatttgtaaaagctTTATTGTAAAACGTTTTTAAAGCGTgcacaaattaattttaccgagaaaataaaatattggaaataatgttttaaaatatatggaaaaaggtaattaaaataataaatagcacaataaaaaatatggtACATCAATAGtatagttaagaaaaaaaaagttaacaacagctaaaactaaaatcaagcTCTTAGAAAAAGGAAGTAATGTGAGAAGCTCCTATGGTGCATGATAGCACCGCACACCGTTATTAGCAGTAAGAGTGGTATGTTGGATGAGGACGTGTGCCGAAAATATAATAGAGTTTGGATAAGCTCGGTGATTAGTCGCTATACAGCGTAGGACAAGACAATGAGACATTACGTGTACAACAAACACTTGTGTGCTCTCATCGTGTTCCTCCACGTTTTCTCATGTTCCTAAGTCAACGAATTGTGTTCCAAGTTTTTAAATCATGCGGTGGAGATATTCGGTGTATGGAAAGTAGCTTGTGAAGTAGTAGTAGATTATGTGTTCTTCTGTTGAGCTATTTATGGGGATGTGTAAAGATTAGTTTTTGAGGATTGGTGTTGGAGAAAGAGTGAGAGTTATGGTGACAATGGAAGAAAGTCCACGGAGCCCAGAGGCGAAGGTGGGGTTGAGAGTGGAGGATCTATGGGACGTTCAGGAGGCACAGCTGAGTCCTGATGAGAAGCTCAATGCTTGCTTTGAGAGCATCCCTGTCTCTGCCTTTCCTCTACCTCCTTCAAATCAAGGTACTCATTCAACTCATATCACTTCAGTTATCAATTTTTACCAAGTTTAGGAAAAGGGTGACTGGGATTTTGCCTGGTAAGATTTTTTGGAAGTAATTGTGACAACATCAATTGTATTTGTCTGtagttttttaatactttactcgcacttataatttttaaaaccttGATTCTTAGGGattaaaaaagagattttgattATAGTATAATCATTATACCCACATGAAAAATTAATCTCTAGTATTTGATGACAAGCTACGCAAATGTTTTGCACTGACGAACACAGAGTGTTTTGGATCAGCTGACAGGAAGAGAAAGATTGTAATTCTACACAAAATGTAACGCTTTTTGGTTCACGATTTTGTGTCTTCAGAAGTTGAGATAAAATCAGATACAAGTCTAGCAGAAGCAGTGAAATTGCTTGCACAACACAACATTCTCAGTGCACCTGTGGTGGATGTAGATGCACCTGAAGATGCTAGTTGGATCGACAGATACATAGGAATAGTCGAGTTTGCTGGAATTGTTGTATGGATTCTGCATCAGGTTGGTATGTCAATTTGATTAATTAGTTACTACTAATCTCCAACAGAAAAAAGTTGCCGTAAGAAAAGCGATGTGTAAATAACATATTTGTGGATCTAATTTAGGAAAGCTCAGTAGTGAGAAATTTGGTAGAGGAAGCAAGAACATACTAAAAGGACCGTTTAATTGAGTCTAGTGCAAGTatcatgtttatattatttaaatattctggTGGGGTGATGTGAATTTTGTTTCTCGGTTCTGGGTAGAAGACTTATTTGATAGTTTCTTGGAAGAAAATGTTGAATTGGATCATGAACTATTTGAAAAATGATGTGTTTCCTTGTTGATATCGAAGTGATTTTAGTGGATTCTTTTTTTCACACGCTTTGAATATAACAATCAATGCTGTTGACAGTCTGATCCCACATCTCCTAGGAGTCCATCCAGTGGATCTGCTATTTCGGCTGCTGTCAATGGAATAACTTCTGCTTTTGAACACGAAACCTTAGGCCTTGAATCTGCCATGACAACCTCAGGAAATTTTTTTGAGGATCTGACTTCTTCTCAGCTTTATAAGGATACCAAGGTTGTGTGTTGGACCTATCAATGTAAACTACTAACAGATTTGttttaattagttataattCATTTATATCAGTTGCTAATTGTTTAGCAAACAGGTTCATGACATTTCAGGGTCATTCCGCTGGGCCCCCTTTCTCGCTTTGGAGAGATCAAACTCGTTTTTGACCATGCTTTTGCTGCTTTCCAAGTACAAGATGAAGAGTGTTCCTGTTGTGGACTTAGGTGCAGGTCGAATTCAAAACATTATTACACAGTCTTCTGTAATTCACATGTTGGCAGAATGTGTTGGTCTTCAGTGGTTTGAGAGTTGGGGAACCAAGAAGCTGTCTCAAGTTGGTCTTCCCATGGTGACACATAATCATATTATAAAGGTGGATAACTGTCTTATGTTTAATTTCTGATTCATGGTggaaaattatgaatttaagcTTATACTCTCCATGTTGTATACGTCTGCTACAACATTACTCTATGATATACTAACAAAGTCTTACTAAAACATGTCACGATATATCAACTACAATCCGTTATGCCTTCTACCATCACAATACACCCAGGCTTGTTTGGATAACTTTTTCATAAACATGTTTTGTAAGAGtagaaaataataagataaaataaattgaactttcTGCATTAGTTAAAATCTACATATCCGCaattaaattttgtagaagTTCTTTTCATTTAACTTCAACAAAAGCTAAAGTCGAAggattgattttatatttaccATCTTTGTAACAGTTTTCGTTGTTTTCAGGTCTATGAAGATGAACCAGTGCTTCAAGCATTTAAACTGATGAGGAAAAAGAGAATTGGGGGGTTGCCGGTGATGAAAAGGGGTGGTGGCAGCAGGGCAATTGGTAACATAAGCCTGCAAGATGTTCAATTCCTCCTAACTGCTCCAGAAATCTACCATGACTATAggtttttcatcaaatttctgATAGACAGGAACTGGGAACTTCTTTATTCCCCATATTTCTTTGCTGTTCTATATCCGTGGCATGCTAATTTTAAGTTCTCCCTATGACAGGTCTATTACAGCAAAAGACTTCCTGACAGCCGTTAGAAGCTACATAGAGAAGCATGAAGGGACCTTTCCAATGTCAGGTGAACTGATTACATGCAATACGGACTGCACAATCAAAGAACTGATTCAACTGCTTGACCATGAGAAGATTCATAGGGTCTACGTTGCTGACAATGATGGGAATCTTAAAGGACTGATCACGCTGAGAGATATCATCTCAAGGCTAGTACATGAACCCCGTGGCTATTTTGGTGATTTCTTTGATGGGGTTCTCCCGATGCCTCCTAACAGCAGGGTTTGACATCCATCCGACAAGAACGACTTCATGCATCAGTAACAAATTGATCTGTTTCCCATCATAGCTGACGACAAGATCTTA
Proteins encoded:
- the LOC106752748 gene encoding SNF1-related protein kinase regulatory subunit gamma-1-like produces the protein MVTMEESPRSPEAKVGLRVEDLWDVQEAQLSPDEKLNACFESIPVSAFPLPPSNQEVEIKSDTSLAEAVKLLAQHNILSAPVVDVDAPEDASWIDRYIGIVEFAGIVVWILHQSDPTSPRSPSSGSAISAAVNGITSAFEHETLGLESAMTTSGNFFEDLTSSQLYKDTKVHDISGSFRWAPFLALERSNSFLTMLLLLSKYKMKSVPVVDLGAGRIQNIITQSSVIHMLAECVGLQWFESWGTKKLSQVGLPMVTHNHIIKVYEDEPVLQAFKLMRKKRIGGLPVMKRGGGSRAIGNISLQDVQFLLTAPEIYHDYRSITAKDFLTAVRSYIEKHEGTFPMSGELITCNTDCTIKELIQLLDHEKIHRVYVADNDGNLKGLITLRDIISRLVHEPRGYFGDFFDGVLPMPPNSRV